Proteins encoded in a region of the Halosimplex halophilum genome:
- a CDS encoding histidine kinase N-terminal 7TM domain-containing protein produces the protein MVLPPWPVAASLLAGGGTLLLIRYLWRYRGKPGADWFLASLGAQATWSLAYGVALATFAEPVRWALEVVSWAAMAGTGVYFLAFALAYTGRGGVVDRAWWGFAAFPGLVGLLGATNPVHGLAWTDFEVVRVLGVAGATYELRLWALLAATAGVLLITVGSLLLFDTVVSYGPLYRREAVAVGLSTFPPVAAVLAWLHGVGPVGAVNFVTVAFLPHVALDAYAFVGSDMFEFHPATRRVGERAAIDDLGAPVVIVDERGRVVTLNGAAEAAFGVGKSAALTRPLSALLGEDGAGSMAADDRTAADDATETESVRETDDVTEMETVTVQSGGRRRIFTVTTTPLSDAGGTHVGYTVVFQDVTDERRREQRLDVLNRVLRHNLRNDMTVVQGFTEAAAREVDDPAVGDMLARAEAKATELVALGEKARTVERVLDSEPRAERVDVADLLATVRAEHVDAADVAGGSEAADVDGESDAVETADGATVTVEATDAAVTTDPAVLQVVVGTLLENALEHAGEAPTVTLSAEPREGAVAVTVADDGPGVPDHELDVLTAGAESALEHGSGLGLWLADWGATALGGDLAFDTGDGTRATLTVPDGETRDPTGGS, from the coding sequence ATGGTACTCCCGCCGTGGCCGGTGGCGGCATCGTTGCTGGCCGGGGGCGGGACGCTGCTGTTGATCCGTTACCTGTGGCGCTACCGCGGCAAACCCGGGGCGGACTGGTTCCTGGCGAGCCTGGGGGCGCAGGCGACCTGGAGCCTCGCCTACGGGGTCGCGCTGGCGACGTTCGCCGAGCCGGTACGGTGGGCGCTGGAGGTGGTGTCGTGGGCGGCGATGGCCGGGACGGGCGTGTACTTCCTGGCGTTCGCGCTGGCGTACACCGGCCGCGGGGGCGTCGTCGACCGGGCGTGGTGGGGGTTCGCCGCCTTTCCCGGACTGGTCGGGCTGCTCGGGGCGACGAACCCGGTCCACGGGCTGGCGTGGACGGACTTCGAGGTGGTGCGGGTCCTGGGCGTCGCGGGCGCGACCTACGAGCTGCGGCTGTGGGCGCTGCTGGCGGCGACGGCGGGCGTGTTGCTGATCACGGTCGGGAGCCTGCTGCTGTTCGACACGGTCGTCAGCTACGGGCCGCTGTACCGGCGGGAGGCCGTCGCGGTGGGGCTGTCGACGTTCCCGCCGGTCGCGGCGGTGCTGGCCTGGCTCCACGGCGTCGGCCCGGTCGGGGCGGTCAACTTCGTCACCGTCGCCTTCCTCCCGCACGTCGCGCTCGACGCCTACGCGTTCGTCGGCAGCGACATGTTCGAGTTCCACCCGGCGACCCGGCGGGTCGGCGAGCGGGCGGCCATCGACGACCTGGGCGCGCCGGTGGTGATCGTCGACGAACGCGGCCGGGTCGTGACGCTCAACGGCGCCGCCGAGGCGGCCTTCGGCGTCGGGAAGTCGGCGGCGCTCACCCGGCCGCTGTCGGCACTGCTCGGCGAGGACGGCGCCGGATCGATGGCGGCCGACGACCGGACGGCGGCCGACGACGCGACGGAGACGGAAAGCGTGAGGGAGACGGACGACGTGACCGAGATGGAGACCGTGACGGTCCAGTCGGGCGGCCGGCGGCGGATCTTCACGGTGACGACGACGCCGCTTTCCGACGCGGGGGGCACCCACGTCGGCTACACCGTCGTCTTCCAGGACGTGACGGACGAGCGGCGCCGCGAACAGCGCCTCGACGTGCTCAACCGGGTGTTGCGGCACAACCTCCGCAACGACATGACGGTCGTCCAGGGGTTCACCGAGGCCGCCGCGAGGGAGGTCGACGACCCGGCGGTCGGCGACATGCTCGCCCGCGCCGAGGCGAAGGCGACCGAACTGGTCGCGCTCGGGGAGAAGGCCCGGACCGTCGAGCGGGTCCTCGACAGCGAGCCCCGCGCCGAACGGGTCGACGTGGCCGACCTGCTGGCGACCGTGCGAGCCGAGCACGTCGACGCCGCCGACGTGGCCGGGGGGTCCGAGGCGGCCGACGTGGACGGCGAGTCCGACGCGGTCGAGACGGCCGACGGCGCGACCGTGACCGTCGAGGCGACCGACGCGGCGGTCACGACCGACCCGGCGGTCCTGCAGGTCGTCGTCGGGACGCTGCTGGAGAACGCGCTGGAGCACGCCGGCGAGGCGCCGACGGTGACGCTGTCGGCGGAGCCCCGCGAGGGCGCGGTGGCGGTCACCGTCGCCGACGACGGCCCGGGCGTGCCCGACCACGAACTCGACGTGCTGACCGCCGGCGCGGAGTCGGCGCTCGAACACGGGTCGGGCCTGGGCCTGTGGCTGGCCGACTGGGGCGCGACGGCGCTGGGCGGCGACCTCGCGTTCGACACCGGCGACGGCACGCGGGCGACGCTCACCGTGCCCGACGGGGAGACGCGGGACCCGACGGGCGGGTCGTAG
- the hisH gene encoding imidazole glycerol phosphate synthase subunit HisH, which yields MNTRQTAAEVVVVDYGLGNLRSVTRGLERAGAAVELSADPADFSGADGIVLPGVGAFSEGMDNAGPFRDALVEQAEADTPLFGICLGMQMLLTTSEEAEREGQGDVEGLDLVPGRNVRFRGDLKVPHMGWNELDVARDHPLVEGVDGDHAYFVHSYYAEPDDPEATVATTDYGTDFASIVANERGTVFGTQFHPEKSGETGLRILRNFVDICVDGV from the coding sequence ATGAACACGCGACAGACCGCGGCCGAGGTCGTCGTGGTCGACTACGGGCTGGGAAACCTCCGCAGCGTCACGCGCGGGCTCGAACGCGCGGGCGCCGCGGTCGAACTCAGCGCCGACCCGGCCGACTTCTCGGGGGCCGACGGGATCGTCCTCCCGGGCGTCGGCGCCTTCTCCGAGGGCATGGACAACGCCGGCCCCTTCCGCGACGCGCTGGTCGAGCAGGCCGAGGCCGACACGCCCCTGTTCGGCATCTGCCTCGGGATGCAGATGCTGCTCACGACCAGCGAGGAGGCCGAACGCGAGGGTCAGGGCGATGTGGAGGGACTGGACCTGGTCCCCGGTCGCAACGTCCGCTTCCGGGGCGACCTGAAGGTGCCCCACATGGGCTGGAACGAGCTCGACGTGGCCCGCGACCACCCGCTCGTCGAGGGCGTCGACGGCGACCACGCCTACTTCGTCCACTCCTACTACGCCGAGCCCGACGACCCCGAGGCGACCGTCGCCACCACTGACTACGGGACGGACTTCGCCTCGATCGTCGCGAACGAGCGGGGCACCGTCTTCGGCACCCAGTTCCACCCCGAGAAGTCCGGCGAGACCGGCCTGCGCATCCTGCGGAACTTCGTCGACATCTGCGTCGACGGCGTGTGA
- a CDS encoding inositol monophosphatase family protein — protein sequence MAHDERAATARRAAAAGAAVAAELFRDDLAVERKDGKTDLVTRADREAEAAVLDAIAESFPEEPVVAEETASGAAVPEEGPAWIVDPIDGTNNFVRGIPVWATAVAAVVDGEAVGAAVVLPALDDTYVADGEGARLNGEPLGVSPRTDPDTQSVAPTFWWGLDRRAEYGAAATEIVERFGDLVRFRSAQATLAMVAAGSLDATFTNRETNAWDTVAGAFLVRQAGGRVTDLDGDRWRHDSRGLVASSGHNHDAAVAAARAVDDHRSE from the coding sequence ATGGCACACGACGAGCGGGCGGCGACGGCGAGACGGGCGGCGGCGGCGGGCGCGGCGGTCGCGGCGGAGCTGTTCCGCGACGACCTGGCCGTCGAGCGCAAGGACGGCAAGACGGACCTCGTGACGCGGGCCGACCGCGAGGCGGAGGCGGCGGTACTCGACGCGATCGCGGAGTCGTTCCCGGAGGAGCCGGTCGTCGCCGAGGAGACCGCCAGCGGCGCCGCCGTGCCCGAGGAGGGCCCGGCGTGGATCGTCGACCCGATCGACGGGACGAACAACTTCGTCCGCGGGATCCCCGTGTGGGCGACCGCCGTGGCCGCGGTCGTCGACGGCGAGGCGGTCGGCGCCGCGGTCGTCCTGCCCGCGCTCGACGACACCTACGTCGCCGACGGCGAGGGCGCGCGGTTGAACGGCGAGCCGCTCGGCGTGAGCCCGCGGACCGACCCGGACACCCAGTCGGTCGCGCCGACGTTCTGGTGGGGGCTGGACCGCCGGGCCGAGTACGGCGCGGCCGCGACGGAGATCGTCGAGCGGTTCGGTGACCTCGTGCGCTTCCGGTCGGCGCAGGCGACACTCGCGATGGTCGCGGCCGGGTCGCTCGACGCCACGTTCACCAACCGCGAGACCAACGCCTGGGACACCGTCGCCGGCGCCTTCCTCGTCCGGCAGGCCGGCGGCCGCGTCACCGACCTCGACGGGGACCGCTGGCGCCACGACAGCCGCGGGCTCGTCGCCTCCAGCGGTCACAACCACGACGCGGCGGTCGCCGCCGCCCGCGCCGTCGACGACCACCGGTCCGAGTGA
- the phnD gene encoding phosphate/phosphite/phosphonate ABC transporter substrate-binding protein, giving the protein MRDRRTFLKGMGVLAGAGSLAGCTSGSSTDTPGGGGSTDASDGGSTATEAAGDTLSFGGDREVNMGLSPSVPQQNLYVQYGPIRDYLETHLDEEYDVPQGLSVDMNIGTNYSTVIQALGEGTADIAETGPFAAALGVNTDNAEVILQRKGYGSWTYKSIIAVPNDSDIESLSDLSGKTVAFSDQLSTSGCLYPLYSISSEGDLDVGELPEGNGSQAEFEARFAGGHVQSYTLLNEGRADAAAMGAFVRDTKTGPTPDEFENTARTLHEDSGLPRAPIVVSPELSDDAKEALRQSFLNAPDRIYYGADGEDGTDDDLWFSAVREADVDTYQSVIDVADELGVGPDIFE; this is encoded by the coding sequence ATGCGCGACAGACGAACGTTTCTGAAGGGCATGGGCGTGCTCGCCGGCGCCGGGTCGCTCGCCGGCTGTACGAGCGGTAGTTCGACGGACACGCCGGGCGGCGGCGGGTCGACGGACGCGTCGGACGGCGGGTCGACGGCCACCGAGGCGGCCGGGGACACCCTCTCGTTCGGCGGCGACCGCGAGGTGAACATGGGGCTGTCGCCGAGCGTCCCCCAGCAGAACCTCTACGTCCAGTACGGTCCGATCCGGGACTACCTGGAGACCCACCTCGACGAGGAGTACGACGTGCCCCAGGGGCTGAGCGTCGACATGAACATCGGCACCAACTACAGCACCGTCATCCAGGCGCTGGGCGAGGGGACCGCCGACATCGCCGAGACCGGCCCCTTCGCGGCCGCGCTGGGCGTCAACACCGACAACGCCGAGGTGATCCTCCAGCGCAAGGGGTACGGCAGCTGGACCTACAAGAGCATCATCGCCGTGCCCAACGACAGCGACATCGAGAGCCTCTCGGATCTCTCGGGCAAGACGGTCGCGTTCTCGGACCAGCTGTCGACCAGCGGCTGTCTGTACCCCCTCTACAGCATCTCTTCGGAGGGCGACCTCGACGTGGGCGAACTGCCCGAGGGCAACGGCTCGCAGGCGGAGTTCGAGGCGCGGTTCGCCGGCGGGCACGTCCAGTCGTACACGCTGCTCAACGAGGGGCGCGCCGACGCGGCCGCGATGGGCGCGTTCGTCCGCGACACCAAGACCGGCCCGACGCCCGACGAGTTCGAAAACACCGCGCGCACGCTCCACGAGGACTCGGGGCTGCCGCGGGCGCCGATCGTCGTCTCGCCTGAGCTGAGCGACGACGCCAAGGAGGCGCTGCGGCAGTCGTTCCTGAACGCGCCCGACCGCATCTACTACGGCGCCGACGGCGAGGACGGCACCGACGACGACCTGTGGTTCAGCGCCGTCCGCGAGGCCGATGTGGACACCTACCAGTCGGTGATCGACGTGGCCGACGAGCTCGGCGTCGGCCCGGACATCTTCGAGTAA
- a CDS encoding phosphonate ABC transporter ATP-binding protein, translating into MTTVEFDNVTKVYGDDTVALDDVSVEIEEGEFVVLLGPSGAGKSTFLRVLNGLTTPSAGSVSIGGRAVEGNRREVGMVFQEHYLVESLSAYGNALTGALSRNGFFRSLAGGHDEADKRAALDALDTVGLLEDAGQRAGSMSGGQKQRVGIARALVQEPELLLADEPVASLDPKAARDVMGYLKRAADEHDLTTVTSLHQVNIAREFGDRFLGVKDGQLVFDGREGDLTMDVIDDIYYDGDSPEGVVPGDADADDGGDLGGATPGDAFDQSATAHEGGGGA; encoded by the coding sequence ATGACAACCGTCGAATTCGACAACGTGACGAAGGTGTACGGCGACGACACGGTGGCGCTCGACGACGTGTCCGTCGAGATCGAGGAGGGCGAGTTCGTGGTCCTGCTCGGCCCCTCCGGCGCGGGGAAGTCGACGTTCCTGCGGGTGCTCAACGGCCTCACGACGCCCAGCGCCGGGAGCGTCTCTATCGGCGGCCGCGCCGTCGAGGGCAACCGCCGGGAGGTCGGGATGGTGTTCCAGGAGCACTACCTCGTCGAGAGCCTCAGCGCCTACGGCAACGCCCTGACCGGCGCGCTCTCGCGTAACGGTTTCTTCCGGAGCCTCGCGGGCGGTCACGACGAGGCGGACAAGCGGGCCGCCCTCGACGCGCTCGACACGGTGGGCCTGCTGGAGGACGCCGGCCAGCGCGCCGGGTCGATGAGCGGCGGCCAGAAACAGCGCGTCGGCATCGCACGCGCCTTGGTCCAGGAGCCCGAACTGCTGCTGGCCGACGAGCCCGTCGCCAGCCTCGACCCCAAGGCCGCCCGCGACGTGATGGGCTACCTGAAACGCGCCGCCGACGAGCACGACCTGACGACGGTCACCAGCCTCCACCAGGTGAACATCGCCAGGGAGTTCGGCGACCGCTTCCTCGGCGTCAAGGACGGCCAACTGGTCTTCGACGGCCGCGAGGGCGACCTCACGATGGACGTGATCGACGACATCTACTACGACGGCGACTCCCCCGAGGGTGTCGTCCCCGGCGACGCCGACGCGGACGACGGCGGCGACCTCGGCGGCGCCACCCCCGGTGACGCCTTCGACCAGTCGGCCACCGCCCACGAGGGAGGTGGGGGCGCGTGA
- a CDS encoding PhnE/PtxC family ABC transporter permease — protein MSGIDETFERLERARRVRQVLWLAFLGSVLAVTYWGLGFIEFEFGLIVDRYPGFIEFLLSFFPPNFVNFTVYTQNEGITGLAAIPASFGDGGAHIVESLQSPRLSLVKASLVTVLLGFLGTVLGFPLALVFGVLGSERVTPFPFNFIFRGTMSAIRAIPAIVWIFLYIPIGPPSQVTAVLAIATDSIGNLGRLFTDELEEIDEGPIEAIRSTGASRSQTIGFGMLSQVSRSYIAWTLYILEINTRIAISLGVVGAGGLGLMIRNSQDLLYYGQTAAGVIMVFVVVLSIELLSTRIRARLRPSEHEDTGFLDRLRDFFDARKWLGLGVPRDRK, from the coding sequence GTGAGCGGCATCGACGAGACGTTCGAGCGGCTCGAACGCGCCCGCCGGGTCCGGCAGGTCCTCTGGCTGGCCTTCCTCGGGAGCGTCCTCGCGGTGACCTACTGGGGCCTGGGGTTCATCGAGTTCGAGTTCGGCCTCATCGTCGACCGCTACCCCGGGTTCATCGAGTTCCTGCTCAGCTTCTTCCCGCCGAACTTCGTCAACTTCACCGTCTACACGCAAAACGAGGGGATCACCGGACTGGCGGCGATCCCGGCGAGCTTCGGCGACGGCGGCGCCCACATCGTCGAGAGCCTGCAGTCGCCGCGGCTCTCGCTCGTCAAGGCCAGCCTCGTCACCGTCCTCCTGGGATTCCTCGGCACCGTCCTGGGCTTCCCGCTCGCGCTCGTGTTCGGCGTCCTCGGCAGCGAACGGGTCACCCCCTTCCCGTTCAACTTCATCTTCCGCGGGACGATGAGCGCCATCCGCGCCATCCCCGCCATCGTCTGGATCTTCCTCTACATCCCCATCGGCCCGCCGAGCCAGGTGACCGCCGTGCTGGCCATCGCGACCGACAGCATCGGCAACCTCGGCCGGCTGTTCACCGACGAACTGGAGGAGATCGACGAGGGCCCCATCGAGGCGATCCGCTCGACGGGGGCCTCGCGCTCCCAGACCATCGGCTTCGGCATGCTGAGCCAGGTCTCCCGGTCGTACATCGCCTGGACGCTGTACATCCTGGAGATCAACACCCGCATCGCCATCTCGCTGGGCGTCGTCGGCGCCGGCGGCCTCGGCCTGATGATCCGCAACAGCCAGGACCTCCTGTACTACGGCCAGACCGCGGCCGGCGTCATCATGGTCTTCGTCGTCGTCCTCTCCATCGAGCTGCTGTCGACGCGCATCCGCGCGCGACTGCGCCCCAGCGAGCACGAGGACACCGGCTTCCTCGACCGCCTCCGGGACTTCTTCGACGCCCGCAAGTGGCTCGGCCTCGGCGTCCCCCGCGACCGGAAGTGA
- a CDS encoding VOC family protein, which produces MSTDSQDSGPAMELTTVYVGVEDMDRALEFYAELFGTGPATADDRFSTFAFDGVDFGLYRAGADGGEFAFGDNCVPNFEVEDVEAEFERVSELAPAVVHGIVDVDGYRCFHVRDTEGNTIEIFGVDSE; this is translated from the coding sequence ATGTCGACAGACAGTCAGGATTCGGGGCCGGCGATGGAACTGACGACCGTCTACGTGGGCGTCGAGGACATGGACCGGGCGCTGGAGTTCTACGCGGAACTGTTCGGGACCGGCCCGGCGACGGCCGACGACCGCTTCTCGACGTTCGCGTTCGACGGCGTCGACTTCGGTCTCTATCGGGCCGGCGCCGACGGCGGGGAATTCGCGTTCGGCGACAACTGCGTCCCGAACTTCGAGGTCGAGGACGTCGAGGCCGAGTTCGAGCGCGTCTCGGAGCTGGCCCCGGCGGTCGTCCACGGGATCGTCGACGTCGACGGCTACCGCTGTTTCCACGTCCGGGACACCGAGGGCAACACGATCGAGATATTCGGCGTCGACTCGGAGTGA